attaaacacaaaaaatcaaattcaaaaataagtttaaaatgttaaagaaaatgaacaaaGAACAAAGAGTTAGTTTtcaccaatgaatagtaagtaggacagataaaatgggacagaggggtatttcttattttaactaaattacaatttttctctAAACAGGTTGGCAAATACAAATCCATtaccaaaaaagaaattatgCATTTGAAATGCACAGTCCCTCAATGGACCGTTTGAAAGATCACATTTTAAGGCGAGGGATAGATTTAGAAGGTTTGAAGATTACATATAGAGATTTGCAGGGCAAAAATACAAGCATTGTTTGTGATGAAGACCTGGCGCATTGTTTCGAGTGTTTAGGTGCTATTCGACTATATCACATCCACCTAAGACTATCAAGGTATTATTTCTAAGACTTTTGAGCCTTTTGAAACTAGCAAGGTAATCTTTTGTATTTTGTACTCTGTAGGGGCTATGACCTGGCATGTTTAGTAAATAGGTCAAGCGTGATTTAAAGCTTATTTATTAAATAGGCGGCCTGGCCTGTttataatatgtatgtatatgtatatgtgtccTCTAATTTCCTATTCGCCTATTCTGCTGTTCTATCAACACAGACGCA
This portion of the Ipomoea triloba cultivar NCNSP0323 chromosome 5, ASM357664v1 genome encodes:
- the LOC116019348 gene encoding uncharacterized protein LOC116019348 isoform X1, with protein sequence MHSPSMDRLKDHILRRGIDLEGLKITYRDLQGKNTSIVCDEDLAHCFECLGAIRLYHIHLRLSRRTGRSHRTQQCKGKWTTARLQLFHPISGNWRQSPASSDNRRILKEEIKLEP